A genomic window from Sanguibacter antarcticus includes:
- a CDS encoding metallophosphoesterase, giving the protein MRGTATALGLATGAALAGLAWATLETRMFTLREVTVPVLPAGQRNLRVLHVSDIHLVPSQASKIAWVRDLAALRPDLVVDTGDNMAHLDALAPLLGALEPLLALPGAFVMGSNDYFAPSFKNPVRYLLPDSRGTGRDVVPVPLPADELGATMRAAGWKDLTNRRDVVVADGRRISLVGVDDAHLDRDVFPDVEASTGGPAVDLRLGVTHAPYRRVLDQMHADGAELTIAGHTHGGQLCLPFFGAIVTNCDLDRGRVKGLHGWPGARPDAPGGQDSSWMHVSAGLGASPYAPVRFACRPEATLLTLTSR; this is encoded by the coding sequence GTGCGCGGTACCGCGACCGCACTCGGGCTGGCGACCGGGGCAGCGCTCGCCGGGCTGGCCTGGGCCACCCTCGAGACGAGGATGTTCACGCTCCGCGAGGTGACCGTCCCCGTGCTGCCTGCAGGCCAGCGCAACCTGCGCGTCCTGCACGTCTCCGACATCCACCTCGTCCCGTCGCAGGCGTCGAAGATCGCCTGGGTGCGTGACCTCGCTGCGCTGCGTCCCGACCTCGTGGTCGACACCGGTGACAACATGGCGCACCTGGACGCGCTCGCCCCGCTGCTGGGCGCGCTCGAACCGTTGCTGGCACTGCCTGGCGCCTTCGTCATGGGATCGAACGACTACTTCGCTCCGTCGTTCAAGAACCCTGTCCGCTACCTGCTGCCGGACTCCCGGGGCACCGGACGCGACGTCGTGCCGGTGCCGCTGCCCGCGGACGAGCTCGGGGCCACCATGCGGGCTGCCGGGTGGAAGGACCTGACGAACCGCCGCGACGTGGTCGTCGCTGACGGTCGCCGGATCTCCCTCGTGGGCGTCGACGACGCCCACCTGGACCGCGACGTCTTCCCCGACGTCGAAGCCAGCACCGGTGGCCCTGCCGTCGACCTGCGCCTCGGGGTCACCCACGCCCCGTACCGACGGGTGCTCGACCAGATGCACGCAGACGGTGCAGAGCTCACGATCGCCGGGCACACGCACGGAGGCCAGCTCTGCCTGCCGTTCTTCGGTGCCATCGTGACGAACTGCGACCTCGACCGGGGCCGGGTCAAGGGGCTGCACGGCTGGCCCGGGGCGCGCCCCGACGCTCCCGGAGGCCAGGACTCCAGCTGGATGCACGTCTCAGCGGGCCTCGGCGCGTCACCGTACGCGCCGGTCCGGTTCGCGTGCCGACCCGAGGCGACGCTGCTCACCCTCACCTCACGGTGA
- a CDS encoding NUDIX hydrolase — translation MTVPPFISALRAHIGTDMLWLPGVSGVVLDEAGRILLAQRADDALWTVVSGVLEPGEEPAVGLAREVLEETGVTVHVEAFSALSVTGPVVYPNGDQTQYVDLCFVCRPLDAAEASAAHVADDESLAVGWFGLDDLPKALSPTSRDRITWTLAFLSDPAAGPRFAR, via the coding sequence ATGACTGTCCCGCCGTTCATCAGCGCCTTGCGCGCACACATCGGCACCGACATGCTCTGGCTCCCGGGGGTGAGCGGTGTCGTCCTCGACGAGGCTGGCCGCATCCTCCTCGCGCAGCGCGCTGACGACGCCCTGTGGACCGTCGTCAGCGGCGTCCTCGAGCCCGGCGAGGAGCCCGCTGTCGGCCTCGCCCGGGAGGTGCTCGAGGAAACTGGGGTGACCGTGCACGTCGAGGCGTTCTCGGCGCTGAGCGTCACCGGACCGGTCGTGTACCCCAACGGTGACCAGACGCAGTACGTCGACCTGTGCTTCGTCTGCCGACCGCTCGACGCCGCCGAAGCGTCCGCCGCCCACGTCGCGGACGACGAGTCTCTCGCCGTCGGGTGGTTCGGTCTGGACGACCTCCCCAAGGCGCTCTCCCCCACCTCGCGCGACAGGATCACCTGGACGCTCGCCTTCCTCAGCGACCCTGCAGCCGGACCGCGGTTCGCCCGTTGA
- a CDS encoding aspartate-semialdehyde dehydrogenase produces the protein MSETLSTSGVSVAVVGATGQVGAVIRRLLDERDFPVRSIRFFASARSAGSTLPWKGEDVVVEDAATADLSGIDIALFSAGGATSTLQAPRFAAAGAVVVDNSSAWRMDPDVPLVVSEVNPEAIDEARKGIIANPNCTTMAAMPVLKPLTDEAGLERLIVATYQAVSGSGLAGASELETQARAGVEQDLVGLVHDGRSVAFPDPVKYVKTIAFNVVPVAGSIVDDGSEETDEEQKLRNESRKILGLPDLAVAGTCVRVPVFTGHSLAVHAEFARPITPDRARELLAAAPGVELADVPNPLDAAGVDPSLVGRIRVDQSVPGGRGLVLFISNDNLRKGAALNAVQVAELVAAKVAARG, from the coding sequence ATGAGCGAGACCCTGAGCACGAGCGGCGTGAGCGTCGCGGTCGTCGGCGCGACAGGTCAGGTCGGCGCGGTCATCCGGCGTCTCCTCGACGAGCGCGACTTCCCGGTGCGGAGCATCCGCTTCTTCGCCTCCGCACGCTCTGCGGGCAGCACGCTGCCCTGGAAGGGCGAGGACGTGGTGGTCGAGGACGCAGCGACCGCCGACCTCTCCGGCATCGACATCGCGCTCTTCTCGGCCGGGGGAGCGACCTCGACGCTCCAGGCTCCGCGCTTCGCGGCTGCCGGCGCGGTCGTCGTCGACAACTCGTCGGCCTGGCGCATGGACCCGGACGTCCCGCTGGTCGTCTCCGAGGTCAACCCGGAAGCGATCGACGAGGCCCGTAAGGGCATCATCGCCAACCCGAACTGCACGACGATGGCAGCGATGCCCGTCCTCAAGCCGCTCACGGACGAGGCGGGGCTCGAGCGACTGATCGTCGCGACCTACCAGGCGGTCTCCGGCTCGGGGCTCGCCGGTGCGAGCGAGCTCGAGACGCAGGCACGCGCCGGCGTCGAGCAGGACCTCGTCGGCCTCGTCCACGACGGCCGTTCCGTCGCGTTCCCCGACCCCGTGAAGTACGTCAAGACGATCGCATTCAACGTCGTCCCGGTGGCGGGCTCGATCGTCGACGACGGCTCCGAGGAGACGGACGAGGAGCAGAAGCTGCGCAACGAGTCCCGCAAGATCCTCGGGCTCCCGGACCTCGCTGTCGCGGGCACGTGCGTGCGGGTTCCGGTCTTTACCGGGCACTCCCTCGCCGTGCACGCCGAGTTCGCCCGGCCGATCACCCCGGACCGTGCGCGTGAGCTGCTTGCCGCGGCGCCGGGCGTCGAGCTCGCGGACGTGCCGAACCCGCTCGACGCTGCCGGCGTGGACCCCAGCCTCGTCGGACGGATCCGCGTCGACCAGTCCGTCCCCGGCGGGCGCGGCCTCGTGCTCTTCATCAGCAACGACAACCTCCGCAAGGGTGCCGCGCTCAACGCGGTGCAGGTCGCGGAGCTGGTCGCGGCGAAGGTCGCTGCTCGCGGCTGA
- the nth gene encoding endonuclease III, with amino-acid sequence MVDDVVGGSAPTLGLVRRARRINRTLAATYPDARCELDFTTPLELLVATVLSAQCTDKRVNLVTPALFARFPDAQAYAGASLAEVEDLVRSTGFFRPKSRALVGIGAALLERFDGQVPGRLEDLVSLPGVGRKTANVVLGDAFGVPGITVDTHVGRLVRRWGWTTSEDPVRVEREIGQLVERHEWTLLSHRVIFHGRRVCFARRPACGACPLAALCPSYGIGETDPQTAQAMVKTG; translated from the coding sequence GTGGTCGACGACGTGGTGGGCGGGTCTGCGCCGACGCTGGGGCTCGTGCGGCGTGCGCGTCGCATCAACCGGACTCTCGCGGCGACCTATCCGGACGCGCGCTGCGAGCTCGACTTCACCACCCCGCTCGAGCTCCTCGTCGCGACGGTCTTGTCGGCCCAGTGCACGGACAAGCGCGTCAACCTCGTGACGCCGGCGCTCTTCGCCCGGTTCCCGGACGCGCAGGCATACGCCGGGGCGAGCCTCGCCGAGGTCGAGGACCTCGTCCGGTCGACGGGGTTCTTCCGGCCGAAGTCCCGGGCGCTCGTCGGGATCGGCGCGGCGCTCCTCGAGCGGTTCGACGGGCAGGTGCCCGGGCGGCTCGAGGACCTCGTGTCTCTGCCGGGGGTGGGGCGCAAGACGGCCAACGTCGTGCTGGGGGACGCGTTCGGGGTCCCCGGCATCACGGTCGACACGCATGTGGGCCGTCTCGTGCGGCGCTGGGGCTGGACCACGAGCGAGGACCCGGTGCGCGTCGAGCGGGAGATCGGGCAGCTCGTCGAGCGACACGAGTGGACCCTGCTCTCCCACCGTGTGATCTTCCACGGTCGTCGCGTGTGCTTCGCCCGGCGACCGGCGTGCGGTGCGTGCCCGCTCGCCGCCCTGTGCCCGTCGTACGGGATCGGGGAGACCGACCCTCAGACGGCTCAGGCGATGGTCAAGACCGGCTGA
- a CDS encoding transglycosylase domain-containing protein — MDNSALGAGLAGTDGSEAPHSRHSVNIFQALGLLLMFALLAMIGGLLTAGLIIPVAAGASAVANGTTKAFDELPTELEPGTLSEASYIYASDNTTLLAQVYVENRIVVPLESISINMQNAVIATEDKRFYSHGGIDPQGMIRAAVTNLTGGAREGGSTLTQQYVKNVLIEEAATAGDDAGVIAAKEPTIERKLREAKLAIALEKRWTKDEILTNYLNIAQFGATVNGVETAANHYFGVTAADLTVLQAATIAGITAAPNTFDPVANPVQSEGRRNLVLQRMYEQGYVSKEEYTTARATPLVDTLNVQPLTQGCTGAGGAAYFCDYVTKILIQDPVFGETEAERKELLYRGGLRVVTTIDMSKQAMADAAISAAVPADNEYGFAAAMTSVEPGTGKIISMAQDRAYSTSPSPAAGSTSVNYNTDQLHGGSSGFQPGSNFKAFVLAEWLQEGNTLLETVNANKRTWTGYDFTSTTCTNFRGTEWSPGNADGQGTGQRSVLEATAKSINTAYASMSSQIDLCGAASLASQIGFRPAVTAQDENKTYVDGVEINMGMTLGTQSTYPLAMASAYATFASGGVYCEPIAITSVSRDGEELPIPQANCRQVLETATANAVNYALEQVIGPNGGAKYASLAGHTAAGKTGTTQNNSNVWFTGYTPALSTSMWMGHPDNQNIVLRNVTIAGVPYSIVWGSTIAAPTWKTYMDQALAGTPDIGFGAVSQAQIGRAPVVVVPKTVTPTVPEESTEPAVPNEQSTDGGQNDGRNDR; from the coding sequence ATGGACAACTCTGCGCTCGGTGCGGGCCTCGCCGGAACTGACGGGTCCGAAGCCCCGCACTCCCGGCACTCGGTCAACATCTTCCAAGCCCTCGGGCTGCTGCTCATGTTCGCGCTGCTGGCCATGATCGGCGGGCTGCTCACCGCAGGTCTGATCATCCCGGTCGCGGCCGGTGCGAGCGCGGTGGCGAACGGCACGACGAAGGCGTTCGACGAGCTCCCGACCGAGCTCGAGCCCGGCACGCTCTCCGAGGCGTCGTACATCTACGCGAGCGACAACACGACGCTCCTCGCCCAGGTGTACGTCGAGAACCGCATCGTCGTGCCGCTCGAGAGCATCTCGATCAACATGCAGAACGCCGTCATCGCGACCGAGGACAAGCGCTTCTACTCCCACGGTGGCATCGACCCGCAGGGCATGATCCGCGCCGCAGTCACCAACCTCACCGGAGGTGCGCGGGAGGGTGGATCGACGCTCACCCAGCAGTACGTGAAGAACGTCCTCATCGAGGAGGCTGCGACCGCGGGCGACGACGCCGGCGTGATCGCCGCGAAGGAGCCGACGATCGAGCGCAAGCTCCGTGAGGCCAAGCTCGCCATCGCGCTCGAGAAGCGGTGGACCAAAGACGAGATCCTCACCAACTACCTCAACATCGCCCAGTTCGGTGCCACGGTGAACGGCGTCGAGACCGCCGCGAACCACTACTTCGGAGTGACTGCAGCCGACCTCACGGTCCTCCAGGCGGCCACGATCGCCGGGATCACCGCCGCACCGAACACGTTCGACCCCGTCGCCAACCCGGTGCAGTCGGAGGGCCGGCGCAACCTCGTGCTCCAGCGCATGTACGAGCAGGGGTACGTGTCCAAAGAGGAGTACACGACCGCGCGAGCGACCCCCCTCGTGGACACCCTCAACGTCCAGCCGCTCACCCAGGGGTGCACCGGCGCCGGCGGCGCCGCGTACTTCTGCGACTACGTGACGAAGATCCTCATCCAGGACCCCGTCTTCGGCGAGACCGAAGCCGAGCGCAAGGAGCTCCTGTACCGCGGCGGGCTGCGCGTCGTGACGACGATCGACATGAGCAAGCAGGCGATGGCCGACGCAGCGATCAGCGCCGCGGTCCCGGCGGACAACGAGTATGGCTTCGCTGCCGCGATGACCTCCGTCGAGCCCGGCACCGGCAAGATCATCTCGATGGCGCAGGACCGGGCGTACTCGACGTCACCGTCTCCCGCTGCCGGGTCGACGTCCGTGAACTACAACACCGACCAGCTGCACGGCGGATCGAGCGGGTTCCAGCCTGGCTCGAACTTCAAGGCGTTCGTCCTCGCGGAATGGCTCCAGGAGGGAAACACGCTCCTGGAGACGGTCAACGCCAACAAGCGCACGTGGACGGGCTACGACTTCACGAGCACCACGTGCACGAACTTCCGAGGGACCGAGTGGTCCCCCGGCAACGCCGACGGTCAGGGCACAGGTCAGCGCTCGGTCCTCGAGGCCACCGCGAAGTCGATCAACACGGCGTACGCCTCGATGTCCAGCCAGATCGACCTCTGCGGCGCAGCGAGCCTCGCGTCCCAGATCGGTTTCCGACCTGCCGTGACGGCACAGGACGAGAACAAGACGTATGTCGATGGCGTCGAGATCAACATGGGCATGACCCTCGGGACGCAGTCGACGTACCCGCTCGCCATGGCCAGCGCCTACGCGACCTTCGCGAGCGGCGGCGTCTACTGCGAGCCGATCGCGATCACGTCCGTGAGCCGTGACGGCGAAGAGCTGCCGATCCCCCAGGCCAACTGCCGACAGGTCCTCGAGACCGCTACAGCCAACGCCGTCAACTACGCCCTCGAGCAGGTGATCGGCCCGAACGGTGGCGCGAAGTACGCCTCCCTCGCGGGGCACACGGCCGCCGGCAAGACGGGGACCACGCAGAACAACAGCAACGTGTGGTTCACCGGCTACACACCGGCGCTCTCCACCTCGATGTGGATGGGCCACCCGGACAACCAGAACATCGTGCTGCGCAACGTCACCATCGCTGGTGTGCCGTACTCCATCGTCTGGGGCTCGACCATCGCCGCCCCGACCTGGAAGACGTACATGGACCAGGCGCTCGCCGGGACGCCCGACATCGGCTTCGGGGCAGTGTCCCAGGCCCAGATCGGCCGGGCCCCTGTGGTCGTCGTGCCGAAGACCGTCACCCCGACGGTTCCTGAGGAGTCCACCGAGCCTGCGGTCCCCAACGAGCAGTCGACAGACGGCGGCCAGAACGACGGACGGAACGACCGCTGA
- a CDS encoding Crp/Fnr family transcriptional regulator → MEDVDTRSLLASMKKVELSRGDVLFDEGQPGDRLYIIREGKIKLGRRSGDGRENLLAVLGPGEMFGELSLFDPGPRSLGASAVSDSVLYELEHSALITALEENPGVAKHLLTALARRLRRTNEALADLVFSDVPGRVAKALLDLSKRFGEPVEEGIRVAHDLTQEELAQLVGASRETVNKALADFAGRGWVRREGRAVVLLDVDRLERRAR, encoded by the coding sequence ATGGAGGACGTCGACACGCGCTCTCTCTTGGCGTCGATGAAGAAGGTCGAGCTGAGTCGCGGTGACGTCCTCTTCGACGAGGGGCAGCCTGGCGACCGCCTCTACATCATCCGCGAAGGCAAGATCAAGCTCGGACGACGCTCCGGCGACGGCCGCGAGAACCTCCTCGCCGTCCTCGGCCCGGGAGAGATGTTCGGCGAGCTCTCGCTGTTCGACCCGGGGCCCCGCTCGCTCGGCGCCAGCGCGGTCTCGGACTCCGTCCTCTACGAGCTCGAGCACAGCGCGCTCATCACGGCGCTCGAAGAGAACCCCGGCGTGGCCAAGCACCTGCTCACCGCACTGGCACGGCGGCTGCGGCGCACGAACGAGGCGCTCGCCGACCTCGTCTTCTCCGACGTCCCAGGCCGTGTCGCGAAGGCGCTCCTCGATCTCTCCAAGCGTTTCGGCGAGCCGGTCGAGGAGGGCATCCGTGTCGCTCACGACCTCACGCAGGAGGAGCTCGCCCAGCTCGTCGGGGCCTCGCGCGAGACGGTCAACAAGGCGCTCGCCGACTTCGCCGGTCGCGGCTGGGTCCGCCGCGAGGGCCGCGCGGTCGTCCTGCTCGATGTCGACCGCCTGGAGCGCCGCGCACGCTGA
- a CDS encoding DUF4177 domain-containing protein → MAHTWEYATVPLIIHATKQILDQWGSDGWELVQVVTGPDGKGVVAYLKRPTGTTE, encoded by the coding sequence ATGGCACATACCTGGGAGTACGCGACCGTTCCACTCATCATCCACGCGACGAAGCAGATCTTGGACCAGTGGGGCTCCGACGGCTGGGAGCTCGTCCAGGTCGTCACGGGCCCGGACGGCAAGGGCGTCGTGGCCTATCTCAAGCGCCCGACCGGGACCACCGAGTGA
- a CDS encoding glycoside hydrolase family 15, with protein sequence MTRPDGEERPGITRRSVLIGGATLAVLGAAGAGWATRQSIDYETIRLYSESVVFDGPGSRTLVPAGRARLVVPGTRVLSGIFEQERLVDEEAAWLGRSASWTFSDEETGYPADLAQQALLDIRSLLMPNGASVAAWSPKWRYTWPRDGSHVAAALSAAEHHLEALAVLMFLQDVQSRDGWFEARYLPDGLGIPDDRERQLDGVGWVLWACGRLVGRRDPMLVRSDLETISPMMNRSLALVLASIDTADHLPPASPDYWEVRETRLTLGVAAPLLAGLYGAVAAFGALGDVRSRDEALRGADRLSTAIHRAFGPDGYPRYVGGDERCTSVAFLLPPYVPGSPPEVFEAFDRAQTELLRPAGGLAPGAGWKRDGISWTPETAVFAMAAADSGREEYARSTLRWLAEHRTAVGSLPEKVLHDGSPAAVAPLAWTAANVVLAVDALNG encoded by the coding sequence ATGACCAGACCTGACGGCGAGGAACGCCCAGGGATCACTCGCCGCAGCGTCCTCATCGGCGGCGCGACGCTCGCAGTGCTCGGTGCCGCAGGCGCCGGGTGGGCGACCCGGCAAAGCATCGACTACGAGACGATCCGCCTCTACTCCGAGTCTGTCGTGTTCGACGGTCCTGGCTCCCGCACGCTCGTGCCCGCAGGCCGCGCCCGCCTCGTCGTCCCGGGGACACGTGTGCTCTCAGGCATCTTCGAGCAAGAACGCCTCGTCGACGAGGAGGCTGCATGGCTCGGGCGCAGCGCGTCATGGACCTTCTCCGACGAGGAGACCGGTTATCCCGCCGACCTCGCTCAGCAGGCCCTCCTGGACATCCGGTCGCTCCTCATGCCGAACGGGGCGAGCGTCGCCGCCTGGTCACCGAAGTGGAGGTACACCTGGCCCCGTGACGGTTCGCACGTCGCAGCCGCGCTGTCCGCGGCAGAGCACCACCTCGAGGCGCTCGCTGTCCTGATGTTCCTCCAAGACGTGCAGTCTCGGGACGGGTGGTTCGAGGCCCGCTACCTGCCCGACGGGCTCGGCATTCCAGACGACCGCGAACGCCAGCTCGACGGTGTCGGCTGGGTCCTGTGGGCGTGCGGCCGGCTCGTCGGACGACGCGACCCGATGCTCGTGCGGTCAGACCTCGAGACGATCAGCCCGATGATGAACCGCTCGCTCGCCCTCGTCCTGGCGAGCATCGACACCGCAGACCACCTCCCGCCAGCCTCTCCCGACTACTGGGAGGTCCGTGAGACCCGGCTGACGCTCGGCGTCGCTGCACCGCTGCTCGCAGGGCTGTACGGCGCCGTCGCCGCGTTCGGGGCCCTCGGCGACGTCCGCAGCCGCGACGAGGCGCTCCGAGGCGCAGACAGGCTCTCGACAGCGATCCACCGCGCCTTCGGTCCAGACGGCTACCCGCGCTACGTCGGTGGAGACGAACGCTGCACGTCTGTCGCGTTCCTCCTGCCGCCCTACGTCCCGGGCTCGCCGCCTGAGGTGTTCGAGGCGTTCGACCGCGCGCAGACCGAGCTTCTGCGCCCCGCCGGGGGACTGGCCCCCGGCGCGGGGTGGAAGCGCGACGGCATCAGCTGGACGCCCGAGACCGCGGTCTTCGCGATGGCCGCCGCCGACAGCGGCCGTGAGGAGTACGCGCGATCGACGCTCCGGTGGCTCGCCGAGCACCGCACGGCCGTGGGCTCGCTCCCGGAGAAGGTCCTGCACGACGGCAGCCCGGCCGCTGTCGCGCCGCTCGCGTGGACGGCAGCGAACGTCGTGCTCGCGGTCGACGCGCTGAACGGCTGA
- a CDS encoding RidA family protein encodes MTTARGSEPGTINARLAELGIELPAVAAPVAAYVPAVRNGTLVWTSGQLPFVEGALPVTGKVGEGEGLVEPSVATDLARTAALNALAAVASQIGSLDRVVRIVKVVGFVASDPWFTGQPGVINGASTLLGEIFGERGIHARSAVGVAVLPLDSPVEVELVVEVAEH; translated from the coding sequence GTGACCACCGCACGCGGCTCAGAGCCGGGAACGATCAACGCTCGGCTGGCCGAGCTCGGCATCGAGCTCCCGGCCGTGGCAGCCCCGGTCGCGGCCTACGTGCCCGCGGTCCGCAACGGCACCCTCGTCTGGACGTCTGGGCAGCTGCCGTTCGTCGAGGGCGCGCTGCCTGTCACGGGCAAGGTCGGCGAGGGCGAGGGGCTCGTGGAGCCGTCGGTCGCGACCGATCTCGCACGGACGGCGGCTCTCAACGCGCTCGCCGCTGTCGCGAGCCAGATCGGGTCGCTCGACCGGGTCGTGCGGATCGTCAAGGTCGTCGGGTTCGTCGCGAGCGACCCGTGGTTCACCGGTCAGCCGGGCGTGATCAACGGAGCGAGCACGCTGCTCGGCGAGATCTTCGGTGAGCGTGGCATCCACGCACGCAGCGCGGTCGGCGTCGCGGTGCTGCCGCTGGACTCGCCGGTCGAGGTCGAGCTCGTCGTCGAGGTCGCGGAGCACTGA
- a CDS encoding 3-deoxy-7-phosphoheptulonate synthase, giving the protein MPADRPTHTGTSPRADVQSVDAPSTNDLRIRALDPLPAPAQMLADLPLTRASADLVARSRSEVRDILRGEDDRLLVIVGPCSIHDPEAALEYARRLAVVARETAADLCIVMRVYFEKPRTTIGWKGLINDPHLDGTFDVHHGLTLAREVLLGVLSEGVPAACEFLEPTSPQYIADAVSWGAIGARNPESQVHRQLASGLSMPIGFKNATDGDVQAATDGCVTAAAEHTFFGIDSAGRAAAVATAGNPDCHVILRGGRSGPNYDAASLAAALDVVRAAALEPRLVIDASHGNSGKSHVRQAEVVREIAASVAAGDAGTAGIMMESFLVAGRQDPAPSGLTYGQSVTDACIDWDTTTELLQGLAAATRARRTLA; this is encoded by the coding sequence ATGCCTGCTGACCGTCCCACCCACACCGGTACCTCGCCCCGTGCGGACGTCCAGAGCGTCGACGCACCGAGCACCAACGACCTGCGCATCCGCGCACTCGATCCGTTGCCGGCGCCTGCGCAGATGCTCGCCGATCTGCCGCTGACGCGCGCGAGCGCCGATCTCGTCGCCCGCAGCCGCAGCGAGGTCCGCGACATCTTGCGCGGGGAGGACGACCGCCTCCTCGTCATCGTCGGCCCGTGCTCGATCCACGACCCGGAGGCTGCGCTCGAGTACGCGCGCCGGCTGGCCGTCGTGGCCCGCGAGACGGCCGCCGACCTGTGCATCGTCATGCGCGTCTACTTCGAGAAGCCGCGGACGACCATCGGATGGAAGGGCCTCATCAACGACCCTCACCTCGACGGCACCTTCGACGTCCACCACGGGCTCACCCTGGCGCGCGAGGTCCTGCTCGGTGTCCTCTCCGAGGGAGTCCCTGCGGCGTGCGAGTTCCTCGAGCCGACGAGCCCGCAGTACATCGCCGATGCCGTCTCGTGGGGGGCGATCGGGGCCCGCAACCCGGAGAGCCAGGTCCACCGCCAGCTCGCGTCGGGCCTCTCGATGCCGATCGGCTTCAAGAACGCGACGGACGGCGACGTCCAGGCCGCCACGGACGGGTGCGTCACGGCTGCTGCCGAGCACACGTTCTTCGGCATCGACTCCGCAGGCCGGGCGGCGGCGGTCGCGACCGCGGGCAACCCTGACTGCCACGTCATCCTGCGCGGCGGCCGCAGCGGACCCAACTACGACGCGGCCTCGCTCGCTGCGGCGCTGGACGTCGTGCGTGCGGCAGCGCTCGAGCCTCGCCTCGTCATCGACGCGAGCCACGGCAACTCCGGGAAGTCTCACGTCCGTCAGGCGGAGGTCGTCCGGGAGATCGCCGCGTCGGTCGCTGCAGGCGACGCCGGGACGGCTGGGATCATGATGGAGAGCTTCCTCGTCGCAGGCCGCCAGGACCCGGCCCCGAGCGGCCTGACGTACGGACAGTCCGTCACCGACGCCTGCATCGACTGGGACACGACGACCGAGCTCCTGCAGGGACTGGCAGCAGCGACGCGGGCGCGCCGCACGCTCGCCTAG